A window from Vigna angularis cultivar LongXiaoDou No.4 chromosome 7, ASM1680809v1, whole genome shotgun sequence encodes these proteins:
- the LOC108337596 gene encoding cytochrome b561 and DOMON domain-containing protein At3g25290: MKTQQQSMPSSPLLPLTILTLTLLSLTIGANAQHCSEAFFKLAEQKNISDCKRLRTLGAEFAWKLHGNGSHNSTVVDILFGATLNAPQGWIGWGVNPGRRPEMVGTKAIVAVKRSDGTWLLDTYNITKEIRNGCNLLPSKIGIVLDMSAERDLDNLHTMHVRLNLSSQAYNVTRLNHVWQVGYDIEGDRPLGHPKTLRNVDSTEVIDLTDSNGRSTGQYRSYLRTIHGVLNIIGWGTLLPIGIIIARYFRVFPFKCDPLWFNLHIGCQLTGFLVGTTGWAIGLSLGHSSRYYTFHDHRTYGILIFTFSTIQMLAFRLKPKVTDDYRKYWNMYHHFLGYGLLAIIFINIFKGIRILEGGDAWKWGYVADLAFLGAIAFGLEVYTWIHFFVLKQKQNAKKNDNEKKKSENQQPPKVPA; this comes from the exons atgaaaaccCAACAACAAAGCATGCCTTCTTCACCCTTATTGCCATTAACGATCTTGACACTGACCCTTCTCTCCCTTACCATCGGTGCAAATGCTCAACACTGCAGTGAAGCATTCTTCAAACTTGCAGAACAAAAGAACATCTCAGACTGCAAGAGATTACGCACTCTGGGGGCCGAGTTTGCATGGAAACTCCACGGCAACGGTTCTCACAACTCCACCGTCGTTGACATCTTGTTCGGCGCCACACTCAATGCCCCACAGGGGTGGATAGGCTGGGGTGTCAACCCCGGAAGAAGACCAGAGATGGTTGGGACCAAAGCCATCGTAGCCGTTAAACGCTCCGATGGAACGTGGCTTTTGGACACATACAACATCACCAAAGAGATCAGAAACGGGTGCAATCTTCTGCCATCGAAAATCGGAATCGTTTTGGATATGTCGGCTGAGCGAGATCTGGACAACTTGCACACCATGCATGTGAGATTGAACCTTTCTTCTCAAGCCTATAACGTTACGAGGTTGAACCATGTCTGGCAAGTTGGCTATGATATTGAAGGTGACCGTCCCCTTGGACACCCCAAAACTCTCCGCAACGTCGACAGCACAGAGGTCATCGACTTGACCGACAGCAACGGTCGTAGCACCGGACAGTACCGGAGTTATCTTAGAACG ATACATGGAGTCCTAAACATTATAGGATGGGGAACACTGTTGCCGATTGGAATTATAATTGCAAGGTACTTTCGGGTGTTTCCTTTCAAATGCGACCCACTGTGGTTTAACCTGCACATCGGTTGCCAATTAACTGGTTTTCTGGTTGGCACCACCGGATGGGCTATTGGACTGAGCCTCGGCCATTCTTCCAGATACTACACCTTCCACGATCATCGAACCTATGGCATTCTCATATTCACCTTTAGCACAATCCAG ATGTTGGCGTTTCGGTTGAAGCCAAAGGTGACGGATGATTACCGGAAATATTGGAACATGTACCATCATTTTCTTGGTTATGGGCTGCTGGCTATCATATTCATAAACATATTCAAAGGAATTCGGATATTGGAAGGAGGTGATGCATGGAAGTGGGGGTACGTTGCAGATCTTGCTTTTCTGGGTGCCATCGCTTTTGGTTTGGAGGTTTACACGTGGATTCACTTCTTTGTGTTGAAGCAGAAACAAAATGCGAAGAAAAACGAtaacgaaaagaaaaaaagtgagaaCCAGCAGCCACCAAAAGTGCCTGCCTAG